A window from Pyrococcus yayanosii CH1 encodes these proteins:
- the thiI gene encoding tRNA uracil 4-sulfurtransferase ThiI — translation MIIVRYGEIAIKRGKRKEFEKKLVENILAALKRKGIGGRVKLVRGRILVDAPDDATDVIAKVPGVVSVSPAREMEYEEVPKYLKEALKGLNPKSFKVDTQRLDKGFLKTSLEVNREIGAFVVKEFGWKVDLENPELTIGIEIINGKAYVFFEKIKGVGGLPVGTQGKVIALLSGGIDSPVAAFLMLKRGAEVITLHFDQGTNARRVVERTVEILSEYSPKDIELIVENHFEILKPYVKVLSDINRREWTCVFCKVAMLRRAAEIAKEEGAFGIVTGDSLGQVASQTLANLYLETMSVRFPIYRPLIGFDKEEIVAIAKKIGTYQAFLEYPYCQCPFRPEKVVTGGKPEEFFSILDALEREGVV, via the coding sequence ATGATAATCGTTCGTTACGGCGAGATAGCCATAAAGAGGGGCAAGAGGAAGGAGTTCGAGAAAAAGTTAGTAGAGAACATCCTCGCGGCACTGAAGAGGAAGGGAATTGGGGGAAGAGTTAAGCTCGTTCGGGGGAGAATTCTCGTAGATGCCCCAGACGATGCGACAGATGTCATAGCGAAAGTTCCCGGTGTTGTCTCGGTTTCGCCGGCAAGGGAGATGGAATATGAGGAAGTTCCCAAATACTTGAAGGAGGCCCTCAAAGGCCTGAACCCGAAGAGCTTCAAGGTTGACACCCAGAGGCTTGACAAAGGCTTTCTCAAGACCTCCCTTGAGGTTAACCGAGAAATCGGGGCCTTCGTCGTGAAAGAGTTTGGCTGGAAGGTTGATCTCGAAAATCCGGAGCTCACGATAGGCATCGAAATCATAAATGGGAAGGCATACGTTTTCTTCGAAAAGATAAAGGGTGTGGGTGGCCTGCCAGTGGGGACGCAGGGAAAGGTCATCGCCCTCTTGAGCGGCGGCATAGACTCTCCTGTGGCGGCGTTTTTGATGCTCAAGCGCGGTGCGGAGGTAATAACTCTTCACTTTGACCAGGGGACGAACGCTAGGAGGGTTGTCGAGAGGACGGTGGAAATACTGAGCGAATACTCACCCAAGGACATTGAGCTCATCGTGGAGAATCATTTCGAAATCCTGAAACCCTACGTCAAGGTGCTTAGCGATATTAACCGTAGGGAGTGGACGTGCGTCTTCTGTAAGGTTGCCATGCTTAGGCGCGCTGCGGAGATAGCAAAGGAGGAAGGCGCATTTGGCATCGTTACAGGGGACTCTCTCGGTCAGGTAGCATCGCAGACGCTGGCGAACCTCTACCTCGAGACTATGAGCGTCCGCTTCCCGATATACAGACCTCTTATTGGGTTCGATAAGGAGGAGATAGTGGCGATAGCCAAGAAGATTGGGACGTATCAGGCGTTTCTCGAATATCCCTACTGCCAATGTCCCTTCAGGCCCGAGAAGGTTGTGACAGGTGGGAAACCCGAGGAGTTCTTCAGTATTCTAGACGCTTTGGAAAGGGAGGGTGTAGTTTAG
- a CDS encoding CoA-binding protein, whose protein sequence is MDVDGFRRIALVGASPNPDKYGNVILRDLLGKGFEVLPVNPKYDEIEGLRCYRSVRELPKDVDVIVFVVPPHVGLQVVKEAAKAGFKRLWFQPGAESGEIARFLDENGVEYSFWKCIMVETSG, encoded by the coding sequence ATGGATGTGGATGGCTTCAGGAGGATAGCCCTCGTTGGAGCAAGCCCTAACCCGGACAAGTACGGCAACGTGATACTCAGGGATCTGCTTGGTAAGGGCTTTGAGGTTCTTCCGGTTAATCCCAAGTATGACGAGATTGAAGGCCTCAGGTGCTACAGGAGCGTTCGGGAACTTCCGAAGGACGTTGACGTTATAGTCTTCGTCGTTCCTCCTCACGTGGGGCTTCAGGTCGTGAAAGAAGCCGCTAAAGCGGGTTTCAAAAGGCTCTGGTTCCAGCCGGGGGCGGAGAGCGGTGAGATAGCCAGGTTTCTCGATGAGAACGGTGTGGAGTACAGCTTTTGGAAATGCATAATGGTAGAAACTTCGGGCTGA
- a CDS encoding Lrp/AsnC ligand binding domain-containing protein: MNLKVRSMDEAEKLADVFARCPRTVFVATTTGKYNLNLALIAESYSALEATIENTIRPMESVKEMDVSLGSSPAYPEFVDFKLEPTRKVTPCGKVCTECYIYGRKCSGCLATVYFMGLKGSRK; this comes from the coding sequence GTGAACCTCAAGGTTCGGAGCATGGACGAGGCCGAGAAGCTGGCCGATGTTTTTGCAAGGTGCCCGAGAACGGTCTTCGTCGCCACGACAACCGGTAAGTACAACCTAAACCTGGCTCTCATAGCGGAGAGCTACTCTGCCCTTGAGGCTACCATAGAAAACACGATACGGCCCATGGAGTCGGTTAAGGAGATGGACGTCTCCCTCGGTTCGTCTCCGGCCTATCCAGAGTTCGTTGACTTCAAGCTGGAGCCGACGAGGAAAGTTACCCCCTGCGGGAAGGTCTGCACGGAGTGCTACATCTACGGTAGGAAATGTTCGGGCTGTCTGGCGACGGTTTACTTCATGGGTCTAAAAGGGAGTAGGAAATGA
- a CDS encoding ArsR/SmtB family transcription factor, whose product MTEVCKVYEEHLDKILEAQAKIPEEETVLEAADFFDALGNPTRLKILLALMEAGELCTCDLSAITKLSVSAISHQLRILKDRKIVTYRKDGKNVFYRLDDEHIREILRIAIEHLSEVK is encoded by the coding sequence ATGACGGAAGTGTGTAAGGTGTACGAGGAACACCTTGATAAAATACTGGAGGCTCAGGCAAAAATTCCAGAGGAGGAGACCGTGTTGGAAGCGGCGGACTTTTTCGACGCCCTCGGGAACCCCACTCGGCTTAAAATCCTGCTCGCGCTGATGGAAGCGGGGGAGCTCTGCACCTGCGACCTCTCTGCGATAACGAAACTTTCAGTTTCGGCGATTTCTCACCAGCTCCGCATCCTCAAGGACAGAAAGATAGTAACTTACCGCAAGGACGGCAAGAACGTGTTCTACCGTCTCGACGACGAGCACATCAGGGAGATTTTGAGGATAGCGATTGAGCACCTTTCGGAGGTGAAGTAA
- the sufB gene encoding Fe-S cluster assembly protein SufB, which yields MERPSKLEEILRAGSLEEVLGTAVPYPKEIELKGELTRDTIEELSRIKGEPRWMLRHRLRALELFHKLPMPKWVVGIEELDLESLVIYSKPEIGSEVKDWEDLPESIRRTFERLNIPEIEKRFLSGLTAVFDSESVYSKLKEEFEKKGIIMLPMEEAVKKYSGLVKRYFGRVFSPGEHKFSALHHALWSGGVFVYVPKGVRIPFPIEAFFVIGSALEGQFEHTLLVADEGSYIHFIEGCSAPMYKGFSFHDGMVEIYAHKGATVKFTTIQNWSRNVINFNNKRAIIEENAYVEWIEGSIGSRITYTYPSSVLKGEGARTTQYVVSLSNGPYLKDTGAKSFHLAPNTSSKIVSKSISANGGINIYRGLVRIIKGAKNSTATVSCDSLILDEESRAYTYPHNQNDEPTASIIHEATTGKLGEDKLFYMNQRGISDEEAKSLIVLGFISEILEGLPFEYVEVLKKVIELEFSEIGGVG from the coding sequence ATGGAGAGACCGTCAAAGCTTGAGGAAATACTTAGGGCCGGCTCTCTCGAGGAAGTCCTCGGCACCGCCGTGCCTTACCCTAAAGAGATAGAACTCAAGGGTGAGCTGACGAGGGATACCATAGAGGAGCTCTCACGGATAAAAGGCGAGCCAAGATGGATGCTTAGGCATAGACTCAGGGCCTTGGAGCTCTTCCACAAACTGCCCATGCCGAAGTGGGTGGTCGGTATCGAGGAGCTTGATCTTGAGAGTCTGGTTATCTACTCGAAGCCAGAGATAGGCAGTGAGGTTAAGGACTGGGAAGACCTGCCCGAGAGCATTAGGAGAACCTTCGAGCGTTTGAACATCCCGGAAATAGAGAAGAGGTTCCTCTCCGGCCTGACGGCTGTGTTCGATAGTGAGAGCGTCTATTCTAAGCTCAAGGAGGAGTTCGAGAAGAAGGGCATAATTATGCTCCCCATGGAGGAGGCCGTGAAAAAGTATTCTGGCCTTGTGAAGAGGTACTTTGGTAGAGTCTTTTCCCCTGGAGAGCACAAGTTTTCTGCCTTACACCACGCCCTTTGGAGCGGTGGAGTTTTCGTTTACGTGCCGAAGGGGGTTAGAATACCCTTCCCGATAGAGGCGTTTTTCGTTATCGGCTCCGCATTGGAGGGACAGTTCGAGCACACACTTTTGGTTGCAGACGAGGGAAGCTACATTCACTTCATAGAAGGCTGTTCTGCGCCGATGTACAAGGGCTTCTCATTCCACGACGGCATGGTTGAGATTTACGCCCACAAGGGAGCAACCGTCAAGTTCACCACGATACAGAACTGGAGCCGCAATGTGATCAACTTCAACAACAAGCGCGCAATCATAGAGGAGAACGCCTATGTCGAGTGGATAGAAGGGAGCATAGGGAGCAGGATAACCTACACCTATCCATCGAGCGTCCTCAAGGGAGAGGGAGCAAGGACCACCCAGTACGTCGTCTCGCTGAGCAATGGGCCCTATCTCAAGGACACCGGGGCCAAGAGCTTCCACCTCGCCCCGAACACAAGCTCGAAGATAGTCTCCAAGAGCATAAGCGCCAACGGCGGAATAAACATATACCGTGGGCTGGTGAGAATAATCAAAGGTGCAAAGAACTCCACCGCGACGGTCTCATGCGATTCGCTCATTCTGGACGAAGAGAGCAGGGCCTACACTTATCCGCACAATCAGAACGACGAGCCTACAGCGAGTATAATCCATGAAGCCACTACCGGAAAGCTTGGGGAGGACAAACTCTTCTACATGAATCAGAGAGGAATAAGCGATGAAGAGGCCAAGAGCCTCATCGTGCTCGGCTTCATCAGCGAAATCCTTGAGGGTCTGCCCTTCGAGTACGTGGAGGTTCTCAAGAAGGTCATAGAGCTTGAGTTCAGCGAGATAGGGGGTGTTGGCTGA
- a CDS encoding peroxiredoxin: MVKVGEIVPDFEADAYLPEKDDIGKVKLSDYRGKWVVLAFYPADFTFVCPTELEELAEYYEEFKKEGAEILSVSTDTAYVHKAWHDTSPAIKKIRYPMLADPAGKISRLFGTYIEDEGVSWRATFIIDPDGKVVHMEMHDLSIGRSAKEILRRLRASKYVREHPGQVCPASWEPGKEALEVSLDLVGKI; encoded by the coding sequence ATGGTGAAGGTTGGAGAAATCGTTCCGGACTTCGAGGCCGATGCATACCTCCCCGAGAAGGACGACATCGGAAAGGTCAAGCTTTCGGACTACAGGGGCAAGTGGGTTGTTCTTGCCTTTTACCCGGCTGACTTCACCTTCGTCTGCCCGACGGAGCTTGAGGAGCTGGCCGAGTACTACGAGGAGTTCAAGAAGGAAGGGGCTGAAATACTCAGCGTTTCGACCGATACCGCCTACGTCCACAAGGCCTGGCACGACACATCGCCAGCTATAAAGAAGATAAGATACCCCATGCTCGCCGACCCTGCTGGAAAAATAAGCCGGCTCTTTGGAACCTACATAGAGGATGAGGGCGTTTCATGGAGGGCGACCTTCATAATAGACCCCGACGGAAAGGTCGTTCACATGGAGATGCACGACCTCAGCATAGGGAGGAGCGCAAAGGAGATCCTCAGGAGGCTCAGGGCTTCTAAGTATGTAAGAGAACACCCTGGGCAAGTATGTCCTGCAAGTTGGGAGCCCGGCAAGGAGGCCCTTGAGGTCAGCCTCGACCTGGTAGGAAAGATATGA
- a CDS encoding DMT family transporter, with protein sequence MTHHHGYIGALLAAFLFGISSTLNKIALENVHPLVVAGSIYLTAGVVLMVIRYTPVKDIILEQLKSKVATQDSFSRKDFLLLGVIALFGSFLAPLLFMFGLDRTTAVNASLLLNTETLFTVILALFLFGEKISRRGAIGILFILVGAVVVSTESLMGVHLTEGLLGNALVVLASLSWAIDNNLSKLLSLKRDLLLVTSLKGLLGGSALLSLAILFGIPLNVPPESLPYLLTVGSLSIGFSIVLFLFALREIGAMKTGAIFATSSLMGAVTAFLVLGESFTGIKAIFGMIMLVGVYLLSE encoded by the coding sequence ATGACACACCACCACGGATATATTGGGGCACTCTTGGCCGCGTTCTTGTTCGGGATTAGCTCGACCCTAAACAAAATAGCACTGGAGAACGTCCACCCGCTCGTTGTAGCGGGGAGCATATACCTCACCGCGGGAGTGGTTTTAATGGTCATTCGGTATACTCCCGTTAAGGACATAATATTGGAGCAGCTAAAATCCAAAGTGGCGACGCAGGACTCCTTTTCCCGTAAAGATTTTCTGCTTTTGGGGGTTATAGCACTGTTCGGCTCTTTTTTGGCACCTCTCTTGTTCATGTTTGGGCTGGACAGGACAACGGCGGTCAATGCCTCCCTGCTCCTTAATACTGAGACGCTGTTTACTGTCATACTTGCGCTCTTTCTTTTTGGGGAAAAGATATCACGCAGAGGGGCCATCGGTATTCTTTTTATCTTAGTTGGGGCTGTTGTTGTCTCGACAGAGTCTCTCATGGGAGTCCACCTCACGGAAGGACTTCTGGGCAACGCTCTGGTTGTGCTGGCAAGTCTTTCATGGGCTATAGACAACAATCTCAGCAAGCTCTTGAGCCTCAAGAGGGATCTGCTGTTGGTGACCTCCCTAAAAGGGTTACTGGGAGGAAGTGCCCTCCTGTCTCTGGCCATATTGTTTGGTATCCCTCTTAATGTTCCCCCTGAAAGCCTTCCATATCTCCTGACCGTTGGTTCGCTCAGCATTGGATTCTCCATTGTGCTGTTCCTTTTTGCCCTGAGAGAAATTGGTGCCATGAAAACTGGAGCAATATTTGCCACGTCTTCCCTGATGGGCGCCGTTACTGCCTTTTTGGTTCTTGGGGAGAGCTTTACGGGAATAAAAGCAATTTTTGGAATGATTATGCTTGTAGGTGTATATCTTCTCTCAGAATGA
- a CDS encoding FTR1 family iron permease: MSVGAFLITFREALEAAIIVAIIIAYLRRTNRANQIKDVWIGTALSVGFSLLLGIGILKFYGGLVEKELFEGIASYLAVIVLTSMIYWMATKGKDIRAEIESKVSKSIAPLALIGFTFIVVFREGLETVLFLTPFMTQNLTGTLLGLAAGLTGALVLAYLIYGVGMRIDLRRFFYFSSILLVFVAAGLAGYGTHELIEWAEEEGYSLGVFSAQAYDLGIPSDSIWHHKGAIGSVFAVLFGYSVSMEWGRVLVQFGYLITALYLVLRAYGKGPALNREKKAAESAA; this comes from the coding sequence ATGAGCGTTGGTGCCTTCCTCATAACCTTCAGAGAGGCCCTTGAGGCGGCCATAATAGTGGCGATAATAATAGCATACCTACGAAGAACCAACCGGGCGAACCAGATAAAGGACGTGTGGATAGGAACCGCTCTTTCAGTTGGCTTTAGCCTGCTTCTTGGGATCGGCATACTGAAGTTCTACGGGGGCCTGGTGGAGAAGGAGCTCTTCGAGGGGATTGCTTCGTACCTCGCCGTGATAGTTCTCACCAGCATGATATACTGGATGGCGACCAAGGGAAAGGACATAAGGGCGGAAATAGAGAGCAAGGTGAGCAAGTCAATAGCTCCCCTGGCCCTAATAGGATTCACTTTCATCGTTGTCTTCAGGGAGGGGCTTGAGACGGTTCTCTTCCTCACGCCCTTCATGACCCAGAACCTAACCGGGACGCTCCTCGGTCTCGCCGCCGGGCTGACTGGGGCGCTCGTGCTGGCATACCTGATATATGGGGTTGGAATGCGCATAGATCTGAGGAGGTTCTTCTACTTCAGCTCAATACTGCTGGTGTTTGTGGCGGCTGGCCTTGCGGGCTACGGCACTCACGAACTTATCGAGTGGGCTGAGGAGGAGGGTTACTCCCTTGGAGTGTTCTCTGCCCAGGCATACGACCTCGGGATTCCGAGCGATAGCATCTGGCACCACAAGGGAGCAATAGGCTCGGTCTTTGCGGTGCTCTTCGGCTACTCCGTGAGCATGGAGTGGGGGAGGGTATTGGTGCAGTTCGGCTATCTCATAACGGCCCTCTACCTCGTGCTCAGGGCCTACGGCAAGGGGCCGGCACTGAACCGCGAGAAAAAGGCCGCGGAGAGCGCGGCCTGA
- a CDS encoding YHS domain-containing protein: MPIDPVCGMEVSEDTGLKVEYSGKVYYFCSPGCKAEFEANPEKYIRMEGMKDHHHSHGGHGHSHNRHHMGGCHH; encoded by the coding sequence ATGCCGATTGACCCCGTCTGCGGAATGGAGGTGAGTGAGGACACAGGGCTCAAGGTCGAGTACAGCGGAAAGGTCTACTACTTCTGCTCCCCGGGATGCAAGGCGGAGTTCGAGGCAAATCCGGAGAAATACATCAGAATGGAGGGCATGAAAGACCATCACCACTCCCACGGGGGCCACGGCCACTCCCATAACAGGCACCACATGGGTGGTTGCCACCACTGA
- a CDS encoding heavy-metal-associated domain-containing protein produces the protein MTEVVLKIPNMSCKHCGMRITKAIESVGAKGEVSLEEKKAVVQFDPGKVRLEDIVRAIERYGYEVEVA, from the coding sequence ATGACCGAAGTCGTGTTGAAGATACCTAACATGAGTTGCAAGCACTGCGGTATGAGAATAACCAAGGCGATAGAGAGCGTCGGTGCCAAGGGCGAAGTCAGTCTTGAGGAAAAGAAGGCCGTTGTCCAGTTCGACCCCGGGAAGGTGCGCCTTGAGGACATAGTCAGGGCCATCGAAAGGTACGGCTACGAAGTGGAGGTGGCCTGA
- a CDS encoding DUF302 domain-containing protein — protein sequence MEFYYVKRFDEDLDFLWERFKKKLEEAGFLLIGERIPVAITETENGIIADYHLLFICHSELVEELVKIDPNIGALFPCTGFGYRTEEGNYLGVTLPSVAWKIAGEKVVEIMKPMEEKIKRIIDSL from the coding sequence ATGGAGTTCTACTACGTCAAGCGTTTTGACGAGGATCTCGACTTCCTCTGGGAGCGCTTCAAGAAAAAGCTGGAGGAAGCGGGCTTTCTGCTCATCGGTGAGCGCATCCCCGTTGCGATAACCGAGACGGAGAACGGAATAATAGCCGACTACCACCTGCTCTTCATCTGTCACAGCGAGCTCGTTGAGGAGCTGGTAAAGATAGACCCCAACATCGGCGCCCTGTTTCCGTGCACCGGTTTCGGCTACAGGACTGAGGAGGGCAACTACCTCGGTGTTACCCTGCCGAGCGTCGCCTGGAAGATCGCAGGAGAGAAGGTTGTCGAGATCATGAAACCCATGGAGGAGAAAATCAAGAGGATTATCGACTCCCTCTAG
- a CDS encoding SufD family Fe-S cluster assembly protein: MFIGKEALERLTYQKYGDSPTIKSYTKWKLFEENSPLKLPTEAKAVKVPIKGHIVLSGSEAEFNLPAGVELSEGTLGLSQPEESRILGFHFYALRKAYRLRIAEDLRTPLVIVSHLSERAFVSHHISIEADNVKAPIVIYDMSEEGTKSLVIELKAKNANLEILTVGKHEALSHYLLRASLGEKTSVRAFTLVKGGKMSHHREDYSLEGAKSELILRGMPIAIGSSVDYLTNVLQYGERSKSETRVHGFSYKNGWTVHRGVAKVFESARNSSSGVVSQITIMDEGSLGVSVPMLEVDAGEIESAFHSSAVRQFDEDALFYLRSRGLDSDEAMSLFVHGIGEALSSHLERLRGKARGNVGELIKGLL, encoded by the coding sequence ATGTTCATTGGGAAGGAAGCACTCGAAAGGCTAACCTACCAGAAGTACGGCGACAGCCCAACCATAAAGAGTTACACCAAGTGGAAGCTCTTCGAGGAAAACTCGCCACTCAAACTGCCGACAGAGGCTAAAGCGGTCAAGGTTCCGATAAAGGGGCACATCGTTTTATCGGGAAGCGAGGCCGAGTTCAACCTTCCTGCGGGGGTTGAGCTGAGCGAGGGGACTTTAGGCCTTTCTCAGCCCGAAGAGTCGAGAATCCTCGGTTTCCACTTCTACGCACTCAGAAAGGCATACAGGCTGAGGATAGCTGAAGACCTCAGGACACCACTTGTGATAGTTTCACACCTCTCCGAAAGGGCCTTCGTGAGCCATCACATCTCGATAGAGGCCGATAACGTTAAAGCGCCGATAGTCATCTACGACATGAGCGAAGAGGGAACAAAATCCCTCGTTATCGAGCTCAAAGCTAAGAATGCTAACCTCGAAATCTTGACTGTCGGAAAGCACGAGGCACTCTCACACTACCTCCTGAGGGCTTCTCTCGGTGAGAAAACCAGTGTCAGGGCTTTCACCCTTGTCAAGGGTGGAAAAATGAGCCACCACCGCGAGGACTACTCCCTTGAAGGGGCAAAGAGTGAGCTGATACTCAGGGGCATGCCCATAGCCATTGGAAGCTCGGTGGACTACCTCACCAACGTCCTCCAGTACGGCGAAAGGAGCAAAAGCGAGACGAGGGTTCACGGCTTTTCATACAAGAACGGCTGGACGGTTCACAGGGGGGTTGCCAAGGTCTTTGAGAGCGCCAGGAACTCATCGAGCGGTGTCGTGTCTCAGATAACCATAATGGACGAGGGTTCACTTGGAGTGAGCGTGCCGATGCTTGAGGTCGATGCAGGAGAAATCGAGTCGGCCTTCCACTCCTCGGCGGTGAGGCAGTTCGACGAAGACGCGCTCTTCTACCTGAGGTCGAGGGGACTCGACAGCGACGAGGCGATGAGCCTCTTCGTCCACGGCATTGGAGAGGCTTTGAGCAGTCATCTCGAAAGGCTCCGCGGCAAGGCAAGGGGGAACGTCGGGGAGCTAATAAAGGGGCTTCTCTGA
- the sufC gene encoding Fe-S cluster assembly ATPase SufC — MLKVENLHVRVMGKNILKGVSLELSEGELHVVMGPNGSGKSTLALTIAGHPRYEVVEGRILFEEEDITKMKPEERAKKGIFLSFQHPVEVEGVKVLQFLQRMLKNLRGVDEVEAYEVIFNAVRELGLDSSILSRELNVGFSGGERKKLEMLQAYLARPKLLILDEPDSGVDVDSLKVIAKVIDRLHNEGTLILLITHYGRILEYLNPKMVHVLKEGKLVASGGLELVKLIEEKGFAAVGENGETVKA; from the coding sequence ATGCTAAAGGTTGAAAACCTACACGTCAGGGTTATGGGAAAGAACATCCTGAAGGGTGTTTCCTTGGAGCTAAGTGAGGGTGAACTTCACGTGGTTATGGGGCCAAATGGAAGTGGAAAGTCCACTCTCGCCTTGACCATAGCTGGCCATCCACGGTACGAGGTTGTGGAGGGTAGGATTCTTTTCGAGGAAGAGGACATAACCAAGATGAAACCCGAGGAGAGGGCGAAGAAGGGTATATTCCTCAGCTTCCAGCATCCGGTTGAGGTCGAGGGTGTCAAGGTCCTCCAGTTTCTCCAAAGAATGTTGAAGAACCTCAGGGGCGTGGACGAAGTAGAGGCGTATGAGGTTATCTTCAATGCCGTTCGGGAGCTTGGACTTGACAGTTCCATTCTCTCGAGGGAGCTTAACGTTGGATTCTCAGGCGGTGAAAGGAAAAAGCTTGAGATGCTTCAGGCCTATTTAGCCAGGCCAAAACTTCTGATACTTGACGAGCCCGATAGTGGTGTTGATGTTGATTCGCTCAAGGTCATAGCCAAGGTTATCGACAGGCTTCATAACGAAGGCACCTTAATACTCCTCATAACTCACTACGGCAGAATTCTGGAGTATCTAAATCCCAAGATGGTTCACGTGCTGAAGGAAGGCAAGCTTGTGGCTTCGGGTGGTCTTGAGCTCGTAAAGCTCATCGAAGAGAAGGGATTCGCGGCGGTGGGAGAGAATGGAGAGACCGTCAAAGCTTGA